In Kwoniella pini CBS 10737 chromosome 2, complete sequence, a single genomic region encodes these proteins:
- a CDS encoding eukaryotic translation initiation factor 3 subunit B has protein sequence MSEFEKIEGLTEEEQLDFEAELQEGYADIEDKYAVDTQQGFENVLVVDNIPVIDEGKKQKLVDRLRQLFAKAGAPIEEDDISMPWDDKAATNKGFIFLTYPDAQQAENALRALDGASFGKSTLYVNRFGDIERYANLPVGEGELPTGWREKAFVEKDHLRSWLGDSAGRDQYLTFRDTDVAIWWNGRNGNAEPVKVDGKPLKNSKWGELYLQWSPLGTYLTSLHRVGVALWSGPKLDGPIGVNVLRFTHPGVRLIQYSPCENYLVTWSEDPLENFENHPNAALRETFGPEDEGNVFVVWDIKAQRVLRTFPPEKPVQGEDGPQQMPWPLFKWSPDDAYIAKVNVGTGISVYELPGMGLLDKKSIKIEGVQNFEWCPMSDKDFAARKAGKGKECSFVFWTPEAQNQPARVSIMSIPSRNILRAKNLFNVTDCKFYWQNQGDYLCVKVDRHARKAKSKKATFCNLELFRVREKDYPVEVIEFKDYVPQFAWEPQGNRFAIVSSNDPNYGQGIPGVVVKYNIDFYQLDQKKGDFIAIKHLDGKIANTLVWSPRGRHIALATIGSSQKFDVEFWDLDFVVDERRETSEPGANVTMLASGEHYGITDIAWDPSGRYLATSASAWRQTPEPGYCIWDFKGQQLVHQPQDRFKQFLWRNRPATLLSKDQIKKVRKELKEYSRTFDEEDAAEENRGSAEKLAQRQRDISEWNAWRSRNNKKLSERRSELGKEKKVPIVNHQDDEKVEEIVEELIDETEEVVVG, from the exons ATGTCggaatttgaaaagataGAAGGACTCACAGAGGAAGAGCAGCTCGATTTCGAGGCTGAACTCCAAGAAGGCTACGCTGATATCGAGGATAA ATACGCTGTAGACACTCAACAAGGTTTCGAAAATGTTCTCGTTGTCGATAATATCCCGGTCATCGATGAGGGCAAGAAGCAAAAATTGGTAGATAGATTAAGGCAACTATTTGCCAAAGCTGGTGCGCCAATTGAGGAGGATGATATTAGCATGCCATGGGATGATAAAGCTGCTACTAACAAGGG attcatcttcctcacCTATCCTGAtgctcaacaagctgaGAATGCCCTTCGAGCTCTCGATGGTGCTTCATTTGGTAAAAGCACTCTTTACGTTAACCGATTTGGTGATATCGAAAGATACGCCAACCTCCCCgtaggagaaggagaacTACCAACTGGATGGAGAGAAAAAGCTTTCGTCGAAAAG GATCACCTTCGAAGCTGGTTAGGAGACAGTGCTGGAAGAGACCAATACCTTACCTTCAGAGATACCGATGTCGCCATCTGGTGGAACGgtagaaatggaaatgcTGAACCTGTCAAGGTTGACGGCAAACCCCTCAAAAATAGT AAATGGGGAGAACTCTACCTTCAATGGTCACCTTTGGGTACCTACCTCACCTCACTTCACCGAGTTGGTGTTGCTCTTTGGTCAGGTCCTAAGCTTGACGGGCCAATCGGTGTCAACGTACTTCGATTTACCCATCCTGGTGTGCGACTTATCCAGTACTCTCCCTGCGAGAATTACCTCGTCACTTGGTCTGAAGATCCCCTGGAAAACTTTGAAAACCACCCTAACGCCGCTTTAAGAGAGACTTTCGGCCCAGAGGACGAAGGGAACGTATTTGTAGTCTGGGATATCAAGGCTCAACGAGTCCTTCGAACTTTCCCACCTGAGAAGCCTGttcaaggtgaagatggtcCCCAACAAATGCCCTGGCCTTTGTTTAAATGGTCTCCTGATGACGCTTACATCGCCAAAGTCAACGTTGGAACCGGTATCTCCGTGTACGAACTCCCAGGTATGGGTCTGTTAGACAAAAAGTCGATTAAGATCGAAGGCGTGCAAAACTTTGAATGGTGTCCTATGAGTGACAAGGACTTCGCTGCTAGAAAAGCTGGAAAAGGCAAAGAATGCTCATTTGTATTCTGGACTCCTGAAGCTCAGAACCAACCTGCTCGAGTCAGCATTATGTCCATCCCTAGCAGAAACATCCTCAGAGCCAAGAACCTTTTCAACGTCACCGACTGTAAATTCTACTGGCAAAACCAAGGTGATTATCTTTGTGTCAAGGTCGATCGACATGCCAGAAAAGCCAAGTCGAAGAAGGCTACTTTCTGCAACCTCGAGCTTTTCCGAGTTAGGGAGAAAGATTACCCTGTGGAAGTCATCGAATTTAAAG ACTACGTACCACAATTTGCTTGGGAGCCTCAAGGCAACCGATTTGCAATTGTATCTTCCAACGATCCCAACTACGGTCAAGGTATCCCTGGTGTCGTAGTCAAATACAACATCGACTTCTACCAACTTGATCAGAAGAAGGGTGATTTCATCGCCATCAAGCACTTAGATGGAAAGATCGCCAACACCCTCGTATGGTCTCCTCGGGGTCGACACATCGCTCTTGCCACCATCGGTTCATCCCAAAAGTTCGATGTCGAATTCTGGGATCTTGACTTTGTCGTAGATGAACGACGAGAAACTTCTGAACCAGGAGCCAACGTTACTATGCTTGCCTCTGGTGAACATTACGGTATCACTGATATCGCTTGGGACCCAAGTGGAAGATATCTAGCTACTTCCGCTTCTGCGTGGAGACAAACA CCCGAACCTGGATACTGCATTTGGGATTTCAAAGGACAACAACTCGTTCATCAACCTCAAGACCGATTCAAACAATTCTTATGGAGAAACAGACCTGCAACTTTGTTAtcgaaagatcaaatcaagaaagTCCGAAAAGAACTTAAAGAATACTCTAGGACTTtcgacgaagaagatgctgCCGAGGAGAATAGAGGATCAGCTGAGAAATTGGCTCAAAGACAAAGAGATATTTCCGAATGGAATGCTTGGAGATCGAGAAATAACAAGAAATTGTCTGAAAGACGATCTGAATTGGgtaaagagaagaaagtacCTATTGTCAATCATCAAGATGACGAGAAAGTTGAGGAGATTGTTGAAGAGCTTATTGACGAGACTGAGGAAGTTGTCGTTGGTTAA